The following proteins come from a genomic window of Mauremys mutica isolate MM-2020 ecotype Southern chromosome 7, ASM2049712v1, whole genome shotgun sequence:
- the USP19 gene encoding ubiquitin carboxyl-terminal hydrolase 19 isoform X9 yields MSSSTSAPGQRRASRGLEDATNKKKQKDRANQESKEGERGPGSDPKKDLLLDWKQNADEVIVKLNLGSGALKLEEVDAAFTDTDCVVRLPDGRQWSGQFYGEIESSCSKVQGKKGNFLQLVLQKKIPLHTWASLLKRKDGSKELAKGAGRQNAKEQAPPAQATPEEPARSKREFPNSKPAPGRGEAPEGKSPASPGLQSGPSAKRAGYLKVALMEEEPNAGVPGGLEPGKGPSRQDGRAACGDAATGLTPPLVKADVLQKEPGLVGMQPLAAPSESFPQHMAPCPEKRALQPAASQGLAALGEAVLAPASPPLSRDDWSKEDVALEAAADEPEPMVSLTLVKNDSYEKGSDSVVVHVYVKEIHRESSKVLFREQDFTLVFQTSDVNFLRLHPSCGPHTVFRWQVKLRNLIEPDQCTYNFTVSRINICLKKRHSQRWGGLEAPAARVGGAKVAMPTGPTPLDKSQPGSNQHPLSSKEEARAGEKEKPRAEDGGLEGVVARTATEHVPVKQEPHVPSPKPMCMVPPMTHSPVSSESVEEDEEEEEKKVCLPGFTGLVNLGNTCFMNSVIQSLSNTRELRDYFHDRSFEAEINYTNPLGTGGRLAIGFAVLLRALWKGTHHAFQPSKLKAIVASKASQFTGYAQHDAQEFMAFLLDGLHEDLNRIQNKPYTETVDSDGRPDEVVAEEAWQRHKMRNDSFIVDLFQGQYKSKLVCPVCAKVSITFDPFLYLPVPLPQKQKVLTVYYFAKEPHKKPVKFLVSISKENSSAAEVLDSVAHSMRVKPENLRLAEVIKNRFHRMFPPSQSLDTVSPTDLLLCFEVLSPELAKERVVVLQVQQRPQVPSGPISKCAACQKTQQAEDEKLKRCTRCYRVGYCNVGCQKTHWPDHKALCRPENIGFPFLISVPESRLTYSRLAQLLEGYARYSVSVFQPPFQLGPQPLLPEKLDLPARSSCGAAPPAPEAGDADRAPHRQEPQLSTPELHPELGEASAVPRSSVLSSDSGCSEHSLEAQGEGCWAKEPSYERGPKPEAAVPGYQHAPDVLSAHATQFYINTIDGASREHKLEEKGDAPLELTDDCSLALVWKNNERLKEFVLVESKELECVEDPGSASEAARAGHFTLGQCLNLFTKPEVLAPEEAWYCPKCKQHREASKQLMLWRLPNVLIIQLKRFSFRSFIWRDKINDMVEFPVRSLDLSKFCIGQKEEQQQQPMYDLYAVINHYGGMIGGHYTAYARLPSDKTSQRSDVGWRLFDDSTVTTVDESQVVTRYAYVLFYRRRNSPVGRPPEHRPDMAAAAEPAASQASLIWQELEAEEDEEPEAHRRHARTPCQPRGQKASQAARQHADEGCLRYVVLGTMAAIVALFLNVFYPLISQSRWR; encoded by the exons ATGTCCAGCAGCACCAGTGCCCCAGGCCAGAGGCGAGCGTCCCGGGGGCTGGAGGATGCAACCAACAAGAAGAAGCAGAAGGACCGAGCCAACCAGGAGAGCAAGGAGGGCGAGAGAGGCCCTGGCAGCGACCCTAAGAAAG ACCTGCTGCTGGACTGGAAGCAGAACGCTGACGAGGTCATTGTGAAGCTGAACTTGGGCAGCGGAGCCCTGAAGTTGGAGGAGGTGGATGCTGCGTTCACAGACACCGACTGCGTGGTCAGGCTGCCAG ATGGCCGCCAGTGGAGTGGCCAGTTCTACGGGGAGATCGAGAGCTCCTGCAGCAAAGTCCAGGGTAAGAAGGGCAACTTCCTGCAGCTGGTGCTTCAGAAGAAGATCCCCCTGCACACCTGGGCGTCGCTCCTG AAGCGGAAGGACGGATCCAAGGAGCTAGCCAAGGGGGCCGGGCGCCAGAATGCGAAGGAGCAGGCCCCGCCCGCACAGGCCACCCCCGAGGAGCCGGCCAGGAGCAAACGGGAGTTCCCCAACTCAAAGCCAGCTCCAGGGAGGGGCGAGGCCCCAGAAGGGAAGAGCCCGGCCAGCCCCGGGCTGCAAAGCGGGCCCAGCGCCAAGCGGGCCGGGTACCTCAAGGTGGCTCTGATGGAGGAGGAGCCAAATGCCGGGGTCCCTGGGGGCTTGGAGCCTGGCAAGGGACCCAGCCGGCAGGACGGCCGAGCAGCCTGCGGCGATGCTGCCACGGGCCTGACCCCGCCTCTGGTGAAG GCCGACGTGCTGCAGAAGGAGCCCGGACTTGTGGGGATGCAGCCGCTTGCTGCCCCTTCGGAGAGCTTCCCCCAGCACATGGCACCCTGCCCGGAGAAGAGAGCCCTGCAGCCGGCCGCTTCCCAGGGCCTGGCAGCCCTCGGAGAGGCTGTCCTGGCCCCCGCCTCCCCTCCGCTGAGCAGAGACGACTGGTCCAAGGAGGATGTTGCCCTGGAAGCAGCAGCGGATG AGCCAGAGCCTATGGTGAGCCTGACCTTGGTGAAGAACGACTCGTACGAGAAGGGGAGTGATTCAGTGGTGGTGCACGTCTACGTGAAGGAGATCCACAGGGAGAGCTCCAAGGTGCTGTTCCGGGAGCAGGACTTCACGCTGGTGTTCCAGACCAG CGATGTGAACTTCCTGCGACTGCACCCCAGCTGCGGCCCCCACACGGTGTTCAGGTGGCAGGTGAAACTCAG GAACCTCATTGAGCCGGACCAGTGCACGTACAACTTCACCGTCTCCCGCATCAACATCTGCCTGAAGAAACGCCACAGCcagcgctggggggggctggAAGCCCCGGCTGCACGAG TGGGTGGTGCGAAGGTTGCCATGCCAACAGGCCCTACCCCTCTGGATAAGAGCCAGCCGGGCAGTAACCAGCATCCCCTGTCCAGTAAGGAGGAGGCTCGGgcaggggagaaggagaagcCCAGAGCAGAGGATGGTGGCCTGGAGGGTGTCGTGGCCCGGACGGCCACAGAGCACGTCCCAGTGAAGCAGGAACCGCACGTCCCATCG CCCAAGCCGATGTGCATGGTCCCGCCGATGACTCACAGCCCGGTGAGCAGCGAGAGCgtggaggaggacgaggaggaggaggagaagaaggtgtGTCTGCCGGGCTTCACGGGGCTGGTGAATCTGGGGAACACCTGCTTCATGAACAGCGTCATCCAGTCCCTGTCCAACACGCGGGAGCTGCGGGACTATTTCCATg ATCGCTCCTTCGAGGCGGAGATCAACTACACCAACCCGCTGGGCACGGGGGGGCGCCTGGCCATCGGCTTCGCTGTGCTCCTGCGGGCGCTCTGGAAGGGCACCCACCACGCCTTCCAGCCCTCCAAGCTGAAG GCAATCGTGGCCAGCAAGGCCAGCCAGTTCACGGGCTACGCCCAGCACGATGCCCAGGAGTTCATGGCCTTCCTTCTCGACGGCCTGCACGAGGACCTGAACCGCATCCAGAACAAGCCCTACACGGAGACGGTGGACTCGGACGGGCGGCCCGACGAG GTGGTggcagaggaggcctggcagCGGCACAAGATGAGGAACGACTCCTTCATCGTGGACCTCTTTCAGGGCCAGTACAAGTCCAAGCTGGTGTGCCCGGTGTGCGCCAAG GTATCCATCACGTTTGACCCCTTCCTCTACCTGCCGGTGCCCCTGCCCCAGAAGCAGAAGGTGCTGACTGTCTATTACTTTGCGAAGGAGCCGCACAAGAAGCCTGTCAAG TTCCTCGTCAGCATCAGCAAGGAGAACTCCAGCGCTGCAGAGGTGCTGGACTCGGTCGCCCACAGCATGCGTGTGAAGCCAGAGAACCTGCGCCTGGCAGAG GTGATCAAGAACCGCTTCCACCGCATGTTCCCGCCGTCCCAGTCGCTGGACACGGTCTCCCCCACAGACCTGCTCCTGTGCTTCGAGGTGCTGTCCCCAGAGCTGGCCAAGGAGCGGGTGGTGGTGCTGCAGGTCCAGCAG CGTCCCCAGGTGCCCAGCGGCCCCATCAGCAAGTGTGCGGCCTGCCAGAAGACGCAGCAGGCAGAGGACGAGAAGCTGAAGCGCTGCACTAGGTGCTACCGAGTGGGCTACTGCAACGT GGGGTGTCAGAAAACGCACTGGCCAGATCACAAAGCCCTGTGCCGCCCCGAGAACATCGGCTTCCCCTTCCTCATCAGTGTGCCGGAGTCGCGCCTCACCTACTCCCgcctggcccagctcctggagggctACGCAAG GTACTCGGTCAGCGTGTTCCAGCCTCCTTTCCAGCTgggcccgcagcccctgctccccgagAAGCTGGACCTGCCTGCGAGGAGTAGCTGTggggctgccccccctgccccagaggcggGGGATGCAGACAGGGCCCCTCACCGGCAGGAGCCTCAGCTCTCCACCCCGGAGCTGCACCCGGAGCTGGGGGAGGCCAGCGCAGTGCCCAGGAGTTCCGTGCTCAGCTCGGACTCAGGCTGCTCTGAGCACTCCCTGGAGGCGCAGGGCGAGGGCTGCTGGGCGAAGGAGCCGTCCTACGAGCGAGGCCCCAAGCCTGAAG CTGCCGTCCCCGGATACCAGCATGCGCCCGACGTGCTCAGTGCCCACGCCACCCAGTTCTACATCAACACGATCGACGGAGCCAGCCGAGAGCACAAGCTGGAGGAGAAAG GCGATGCCCCGCTGGAGCTGACGGACGACTgctccctggccctggtgtggaAGAACAACGAACGCCTCAAGGAGTTTGTGCTGGTGGAGTCCAAGGAGCTGGAGTGTGTGGAGGACCCGGGCTCGGCCAGCGAGGCGGCCAGGGCCGGCCACTTCACGCTAGGCCAGTGCCTCAACCTCTTCACCAAGCCCGAAGTGCTGGCGCCCGAGGAAGCGTG gtacTGCCCCAAGTGCAAGCAGCATCGCGAGGCCTCCAAGCAGCTCATGCTCTGGCGCCTGCCCAACGTGCTCATCATCCAGCTCAAGCGCTTCTCCTTCCGCAGCTTCATCTGGAGGGACAAGATCAACGACATGGTGGAGTTCCCGGTCCG gagcctggacttgAGCAAGTTCTGCATTGGGCagaaggaggagcagcagcagcagcccatgtACGACCTGTATGCGGTGATCAATCACTACGGCGGGATGATCGGCGGGCACTACACGGCCTACGCCCGGCTGCCCAGCGACAAGACCAGCCAGCGCAGCGACGtgg GCTGGCGGCTCTTTGACGACAGCACGGTGACCACAGTGGACGAGAGCCAGGTGGTGACGAGATACGCGTACGTCCTCTTCTACCGCCGGCGGAACTCTCCCGTGGGGCGCCCCCCGGAGCACCGGCCAGACATGGCTGCCGCCGCCGAGCCAGCCGCCAGCCAG GCTTCTCTGATCTGGCAGGAACTGGAGGCCGAAGAGGACGAGGAGCCCGAGGCTCACAGGAGGCATGCCAGGACGCCCTGCCAGCCCCGTGGCCAGAAGGCAAGCCAGGCCGCCCGGCAGCACGCTGACGAAGGCTGCCTCCGATACGTTGTGCTGGGCACCATGGCAGCCATTGTGGCACTCTTCCTAAATGTCTTCTACCCCCTCATCTCCCAGAGCCGCTGGAGATAG
- the USP19 gene encoding ubiquitin carboxyl-terminal hydrolase 19 isoform X6 yields the protein MSSSTSAPGQRRASRGLEDATNKKKQKDRANQESKEGERGPGSDPKKDLLLDWKQNADEVIVKLNLGSGALKLEEVDAAFTDTDCVVRLPDGRQWSGQFYGEIESSCSKVQGKKGNFLQLVLQKKIPLHTWASLLKKRKDGSKELAKGAGRQNAKEQAPPAQATPEEPARSKREFPNSKPAPGRGEAPEGKSPASPGLQSGPSAKRAGYLKVALMEEEPNAGVPGGLEPGKGPSRQDGRAACGDAATGLTPPLVKADVLQKEPGLVGMQPLAAPSESFPQHMAPCPEKRALQPAASQGLAALGEAVLAPASPPLSRDDWSKEDVALEAAADEPEPMVSLTLVKNDSYEKGSDSVVVHVYVKEIHRESSKVLFREQDFTLVFQTSDVNFLRLHPSCGPHTVFRWQVKLRNLIEPDQCTYNFTVSRINICLKKRHSQRWGGLEAPAARVGGAKVAMPTGPTPLDKSQPGSNQHPLSSKEEARAGEKEKPRAEDGGLEGVVARTATEHVPVKQEPHVPSPKPMCMVPPMTHSPVSSESVEEDEEEEEKKVCLPGFTGLVNLGNTCFMNSVIQSLSNTRELRDYFHDRSFEAEINYTNPLGTGGRLAIGFAVLLRALWKGTHHAFQPSKLKAIVASKASQFTGYAQHDAQEFMAFLLDGLHEDLNRIQNKPYTETVDSDGRPDEVVAEEAWQRHKMRNDSFIVDLFQGQYKSKLVCPVCAKVSITFDPFLYLPVPLPQKQKVLTVYYFAKEPHKKPVKFLVSISKENSSAAEVLDSVAHSMRVKPENLRLAEVIKNRFHRMFPPSQSLDTVSPTDLLLCFEVLSPELAKERVVVLQVQQRPQVPSGPISKCAACQKTQQAEDEKLKRCTRCYRVGYCNVGCQKTHWPDHKALCRPENIGFPFLISVPESRLTYSRLAQLLEGYARYSVSVFQPPFQLGPQPLLPEKLDLPARSSCGAAPPAPEAGDADRAPHRQEPQLSTPELHPELGEASAVPRSSVLSSDSGCSEHSLEAQGEGCWAKEPSYERGPKPEAAVPGYQHAPDVLSAHATQFYINTIDGASREHKLEEKGDAPLELTDDCSLALVWKNNERLKEFVLVESKELECVEDPGSASEAARAGHFTLGQCLNLFTKPEVLAPEEAWYCPKCKQHREASKQLMLWRLPNVLIIQLKRFSFRSFIWRDKINDMVEFPVRSLDLSKFCIGQKEEQQQQPMYDLYAVINHYGGMIGGHYTAYARLPSDKTSQRSDVGWRLFDDSTVTTVDESQVVTRYAYVLFYRRRNSPVGRPPEHRPDMAAAAEPAASQASLIWQELEAEEDEEPEAHRRHARTPCQPRGQKASQAARQHADEGCLRYVVLGTMAAIVALFLNVFYPLISQSRWR from the exons ATGTCCAGCAGCACCAGTGCCCCAGGCCAGAGGCGAGCGTCCCGGGGGCTGGAGGATGCAACCAACAAGAAGAAGCAGAAGGACCGAGCCAACCAGGAGAGCAAGGAGGGCGAGAGAGGCCCTGGCAGCGACCCTAAGAAAG ACCTGCTGCTGGACTGGAAGCAGAACGCTGACGAGGTCATTGTGAAGCTGAACTTGGGCAGCGGAGCCCTGAAGTTGGAGGAGGTGGATGCTGCGTTCACAGACACCGACTGCGTGGTCAGGCTGCCAG ATGGCCGCCAGTGGAGTGGCCAGTTCTACGGGGAGATCGAGAGCTCCTGCAGCAAAGTCCAGGGTAAGAAGGGCAACTTCCTGCAGCTGGTGCTTCAGAAGAAGATCCCCCTGCACACCTGGGCGTCGCTCCTG AAGAAGCGGAAGGACGGATCCAAGGAGCTAGCCAAGGGGGCCGGGCGCCAGAATGCGAAGGAGCAGGCCCCGCCCGCACAGGCCACCCCCGAGGAGCCGGCCAGGAGCAAACGGGAGTTCCCCAACTCAAAGCCAGCTCCAGGGAGGGGCGAGGCCCCAGAAGGGAAGAGCCCGGCCAGCCCCGGGCTGCAAAGCGGGCCCAGCGCCAAGCGGGCCGGGTACCTCAAGGTGGCTCTGATGGAGGAGGAGCCAAATGCCGGGGTCCCTGGGGGCTTGGAGCCTGGCAAGGGACCCAGCCGGCAGGACGGCCGAGCAGCCTGCGGCGATGCTGCCACGGGCCTGACCCCGCCTCTGGTGAAG GCCGACGTGCTGCAGAAGGAGCCCGGACTTGTGGGGATGCAGCCGCTTGCTGCCCCTTCGGAGAGCTTCCCCCAGCACATGGCACCCTGCCCGGAGAAGAGAGCCCTGCAGCCGGCCGCTTCCCAGGGCCTGGCAGCCCTCGGAGAGGCTGTCCTGGCCCCCGCCTCCCCTCCGCTGAGCAGAGACGACTGGTCCAAGGAGGATGTTGCCCTGGAAGCAGCAGCGGATG AGCCAGAGCCTATGGTGAGCCTGACCTTGGTGAAGAACGACTCGTACGAGAAGGGGAGTGATTCAGTGGTGGTGCACGTCTACGTGAAGGAGATCCACAGGGAGAGCTCCAAGGTGCTGTTCCGGGAGCAGGACTTCACGCTGGTGTTCCAGACCAG CGATGTGAACTTCCTGCGACTGCACCCCAGCTGCGGCCCCCACACGGTGTTCAGGTGGCAGGTGAAACTCAG GAACCTCATTGAGCCGGACCAGTGCACGTACAACTTCACCGTCTCCCGCATCAACATCTGCCTGAAGAAACGCCACAGCcagcgctggggggggctggAAGCCCCGGCTGCACGAG TGGGTGGTGCGAAGGTTGCCATGCCAACAGGCCCTACCCCTCTGGATAAGAGCCAGCCGGGCAGTAACCAGCATCCCCTGTCCAGTAAGGAGGAGGCTCGGgcaggggagaaggagaagcCCAGAGCAGAGGATGGTGGCCTGGAGGGTGTCGTGGCCCGGACGGCCACAGAGCACGTCCCAGTGAAGCAGGAACCGCACGTCCCATCG CCCAAGCCGATGTGCATGGTCCCGCCGATGACTCACAGCCCGGTGAGCAGCGAGAGCgtggaggaggacgaggaggaggaggagaagaaggtgtGTCTGCCGGGCTTCACGGGGCTGGTGAATCTGGGGAACACCTGCTTCATGAACAGCGTCATCCAGTCCCTGTCCAACACGCGGGAGCTGCGGGACTATTTCCATg ATCGCTCCTTCGAGGCGGAGATCAACTACACCAACCCGCTGGGCACGGGGGGGCGCCTGGCCATCGGCTTCGCTGTGCTCCTGCGGGCGCTCTGGAAGGGCACCCACCACGCCTTCCAGCCCTCCAAGCTGAAG GCAATCGTGGCCAGCAAGGCCAGCCAGTTCACGGGCTACGCCCAGCACGATGCCCAGGAGTTCATGGCCTTCCTTCTCGACGGCCTGCACGAGGACCTGAACCGCATCCAGAACAAGCCCTACACGGAGACGGTGGACTCGGACGGGCGGCCCGACGAG GTGGTggcagaggaggcctggcagCGGCACAAGATGAGGAACGACTCCTTCATCGTGGACCTCTTTCAGGGCCAGTACAAGTCCAAGCTGGTGTGCCCGGTGTGCGCCAAG GTATCCATCACGTTTGACCCCTTCCTCTACCTGCCGGTGCCCCTGCCCCAGAAGCAGAAGGTGCTGACTGTCTATTACTTTGCGAAGGAGCCGCACAAGAAGCCTGTCAAG TTCCTCGTCAGCATCAGCAAGGAGAACTCCAGCGCTGCAGAGGTGCTGGACTCGGTCGCCCACAGCATGCGTGTGAAGCCAGAGAACCTGCGCCTGGCAGAG GTGATCAAGAACCGCTTCCACCGCATGTTCCCGCCGTCCCAGTCGCTGGACACGGTCTCCCCCACAGACCTGCTCCTGTGCTTCGAGGTGCTGTCCCCAGAGCTGGCCAAGGAGCGGGTGGTGGTGCTGCAGGTCCAGCAG CGTCCCCAGGTGCCCAGCGGCCCCATCAGCAAGTGTGCGGCCTGCCAGAAGACGCAGCAGGCAGAGGACGAGAAGCTGAAGCGCTGCACTAGGTGCTACCGAGTGGGCTACTGCAACGT GGGGTGTCAGAAAACGCACTGGCCAGATCACAAAGCCCTGTGCCGCCCCGAGAACATCGGCTTCCCCTTCCTCATCAGTGTGCCGGAGTCGCGCCTCACCTACTCCCgcctggcccagctcctggagggctACGCAAG GTACTCGGTCAGCGTGTTCCAGCCTCCTTTCCAGCTgggcccgcagcccctgctccccgagAAGCTGGACCTGCCTGCGAGGAGTAGCTGTggggctgccccccctgccccagaggcggGGGATGCAGACAGGGCCCCTCACCGGCAGGAGCCTCAGCTCTCCACCCCGGAGCTGCACCCGGAGCTGGGGGAGGCCAGCGCAGTGCCCAGGAGTTCCGTGCTCAGCTCGGACTCAGGCTGCTCTGAGCACTCCCTGGAGGCGCAGGGCGAGGGCTGCTGGGCGAAGGAGCCGTCCTACGAGCGAGGCCCCAAGCCTGAAG CTGCCGTCCCCGGATACCAGCATGCGCCCGACGTGCTCAGTGCCCACGCCACCCAGTTCTACATCAACACGATCGACGGAGCCAGCCGAGAGCACAAGCTGGAGGAGAAAG GCGATGCCCCGCTGGAGCTGACGGACGACTgctccctggccctggtgtggaAGAACAACGAACGCCTCAAGGAGTTTGTGCTGGTGGAGTCCAAGGAGCTGGAGTGTGTGGAGGACCCGGGCTCGGCCAGCGAGGCGGCCAGGGCCGGCCACTTCACGCTAGGCCAGTGCCTCAACCTCTTCACCAAGCCCGAAGTGCTGGCGCCCGAGGAAGCGTG gtacTGCCCCAAGTGCAAGCAGCATCGCGAGGCCTCCAAGCAGCTCATGCTCTGGCGCCTGCCCAACGTGCTCATCATCCAGCTCAAGCGCTTCTCCTTCCGCAGCTTCATCTGGAGGGACAAGATCAACGACATGGTGGAGTTCCCGGTCCG gagcctggacttgAGCAAGTTCTGCATTGGGCagaaggaggagcagcagcagcagcccatgtACGACCTGTATGCGGTGATCAATCACTACGGCGGGATGATCGGCGGGCACTACACGGCCTACGCCCGGCTGCCCAGCGACAAGACCAGCCAGCGCAGCGACGtgg GCTGGCGGCTCTTTGACGACAGCACGGTGACCACAGTGGACGAGAGCCAGGTGGTGACGAGATACGCGTACGTCCTCTTCTACCGCCGGCGGAACTCTCCCGTGGGGCGCCCCCCGGAGCACCGGCCAGACATGGCTGCCGCCGCCGAGCCAGCCGCCAGCCAG GCTTCTCTGATCTGGCAGGAACTGGAGGCCGAAGAGGACGAGGAGCCCGAGGCTCACAGGAGGCATGCCAGGACGCCCTGCCAGCCCCGTGGCCAGAAGGCAAGCCAGGCCGCCCGGCAGCACGCTGACGAAGGCTGCCTCCGATACGTTGTGCTGGGCACCATGGCAGCCATTGTGGCACTCTTCCTAAATGTCTTCTACCCCCTCATCTCCCAGAGCCGCTGGAGATAG